From Streptobacillus canis, a single genomic window includes:
- a CDS encoding transcription termination/antitermination NusG family protein, with translation MIIENKEYVKKWYIIHTYSGYEKKVKTDLEKRIMSENLTDKVFRILVPEEKVFEEKKGKMVPVFRKIFPSYVLVEMLTFRDVTEDSVSYRVDSRAWYIIRNTNGVTGFVGVGSDPLPMDEKEVEDIFSKMSNEDFQEKVDYEVGDYVKTLDGVEGTVEFIDYIAKQVKIVIQVGSRPTTLTLGLNEVTKF, from the coding sequence ATGATAATAGAAAATAAAGAATATGTTAAAAAATGGTATATAATTCATACTTATTCAGGATACGAAAAGAAAGTAAAAACTGATTTAGAAAAAAGAATTATGTCAGAAAATTTAACTGATAAAGTTTTTAGAATATTAGTACCTGAAGAAAAAGTATTTGAAGAAAAAAAAGGTAAAATGGTACCTGTATTTAGAAAAATATTTCCAAGCTATGTACTAGTTGAAATGTTAACTTTTAGAGATGTAACAGAAGATTCTGTAAGTTATAGAGTAGATAGTAGAGCATGGTATATAATACGTAATACAAATGGAGTAACAGGATTCGTTGGTGTTGGATCAGATCCATTACCAATGGATGAAAAAGAAGTTGAGGATATTTTCAGTAAAATGAGTAATGAAGACTTCCAAGAAAAAGTTGATTATGAAGTAGGAGACTATGTTAAAACTTTAGATGGAGTTGAAGGTACTGTAGAATTTATAGATTATATCGCTAAACAAGTTAAAATAGTAATTCAAGTAGGAAGTAGACCTACAACATTAACTTTAGGATTAAATGAAGTTACTAAATTTTAG
- a CDS encoding aminoacyl-histidine dipeptidase gives MENKVTKGIYPESVFGFFEKISEIPRASGKEKQISDWLVNFAKERGFDVYQDQYFNVIIKKPATPGYEKYLTLIIQGHIDMVWEKNKNVDFDFETQGIKLKVEDGFIKADGTTLGADNGIAVAMALALLDAKDIEHPALEILLTTDEEVNMTGAENIDVTKLSGKKMINLDTEEVGAIYVSSAGGATIKLMTEVENFELDKDDKVYSLEILGLKGGHSGAEIHLKLGNSIKLLMEALKHLELKHEYQLILFDGGNKDNAIPREAHAYIAIKASKEEISELMDKFIAVKVEEFKEEETNLRYELNDVTETGLRKISDRDTRKVVALYNKFPHGVRTMSKNIEGLVQTSLNCGVLKTTVEGNKTTFKVNSLLRSSNLKELDELQEFLIELGKKYETYGEKVPSFYPWEYKEDSTLRELCTKVFKNKYGKEIEVKAIHAGLECGMFTEKINDLDVTSFGPNIFGAHTPDERLEIESVALTWDYLLQILKEYDLVD, from the coding sequence ATGGAAAATAAAGTTACTAAAGGAATTTATCCTGAATCAGTTTTTGGATTTTTTGAAAAAATATCAGAAATACCAAGAGCATCTGGAAAAGAAAAACAAATTAGTGATTGGTTAGTAAATTTTGCGAAAGAAAGAGGTTTTGATGTATATCAAGATCAGTATTTCAATGTAATTATTAAAAAACCAGCAACTCCAGGGTATGAAAAATATCTAACTTTAATTATTCAAGGTCATATCGATATGGTTTGGGAAAAAAATAAAAATGTAGATTTTGATTTTGAAACACAAGGGATTAAACTAAAAGTTGAAGATGGATTTATTAAAGCTGATGGGACAACATTAGGAGCAGATAATGGTATTGCTGTTGCAATGGCTCTTGCTTTACTTGATGCAAAAGATATAGAGCATCCTGCATTAGAAATATTATTAACAACAGATGAAGAAGTTAATATGACTGGTGCTGAAAATATTGATGTAACTAAATTAAGTGGTAAAAAAATGATCAACTTAGATACAGAAGAAGTAGGAGCTATTTATGTAAGTAGTGCTGGAGGAGCAACTATTAAATTAATGACTGAAGTTGAAAATTTCGAATTAGATAAAGATGATAAAGTATATTCATTAGAAATATTAGGATTAAAAGGTGGACATTCTGGAGCAGAAATTCACTTAAAATTAGGAAATTCAATTAAATTATTAATGGAAGCATTAAAACATTTAGAATTAAAACATGAATATCAATTAATCTTATTTGATGGTGGAAATAAAGATAATGCAATACCTAGAGAAGCACATGCATATATTGCAATTAAAGCTTCTAAAGAAGAAATATCTGAATTAATGGATAAATTTATTGCTGTTAAGGTTGAAGAATTTAAAGAAGAAGAAACTAATTTAAGATATGAATTAAATGATGTAACTGAAACTGGACTAAGAAAAATATCTGATAGAGATACAAGAAAGGTTGTTGCATTATATAATAAATTCCCACATGGTGTTAGAACTATGAGTAAAAATATTGAAGGATTAGTACAAACATCATTAAATTGTGGAGTTTTAAAAACAACTGTTGAAGGAAATAAAACAACATTTAAAGTAAATTCTTTATTAAGAAGTTCTAATTTAAAAGAATTAGATGAATTACAAGAATTCCTGATAGAATTAGGTAAAAAATATGAAACTTATGGAGAAAAAGTTCCTTCATTCTATCCATGGGAGTATAAAGAAGATTCTACTTTAAGAGAATTATGCACTAAAGTATTTAAAAATAAATATGGAAAAGAAATTGAAGTTAAAGCAATACATGCAGGTTTAGAATGTGGTATGTTTACTGAAAAAATAAATGATTTAGATGTTACATCATTTGGACCAAATATATTTGGAGCACATACTCCTGATGAAAGATTAGAAATTGAAAGTGTTGCATTAACTTGGGATTATTTATTACAAATCTTAAAAGAATATGATTTAGTTGATTAA
- a CDS encoding alpha/beta hydrolase: protein MKKKIGLISILFFVLLYFGIGNYFYNISINASSNKSKVSNQDHDGRVDLELENNIKWFENNKNRVKMKSVTGFNLVGYEFINENSMNWVIMVHGFNSNSRELSTHIREIYKLGYNVFSPDLISFGESEGTFISMGGKDSEDLVNWVEYLLKKYPKNKFVLFGRSMGAATVINSLGEINKENVVGFIEDSGYIKLRGIFSYQLKKLYSLPSFPILDIANSMVKIRAGYSIDDVDATSDLQNTSIPGLILHGSDDGFVPSENAKEIYSLLKSDKKIFIFEDAKHVQAHFLYKEKYWNIVSEFLRDKFN, encoded by the coding sequence ATGAAGAAAAAAATTGGTTTAATAAGTATATTGTTTTTTGTTTTATTGTATTTTGGCATTGGTAATTATTTTTATAATATATCAATCAATGCAAGTTCAAATAAAAGTAAGGTTTCAAATCAAGATCATGATGGAAGAGTTGATTTAGAACTTGAAAATAATATTAAATGGTTTGAAAATAATAAAAATAGAGTAAAAATGAAATCTGTAACAGGGTTTAATTTAGTTGGATATGAATTTATTAATGAAAATAGTATGAATTGGGTTATTATGGTTCATGGTTTTAATAGTAATTCAAGAGAGCTTTCTACACATATTAGAGAAATATATAAATTAGGTTACAATGTATTTTCACCCGATCTAATTTCTTTTGGTGAAAGTGAAGGTACTTTCATTTCAATGGGAGGAAAGGACAGTGAGGATTTAGTAAATTGGGTAGAATATTTGTTGAAAAAGTATCCTAAAAATAAATTTGTCTTATTTGGAAGAAGTATGGGTGCTGCCACAGTTATAAATTCACTTGGAGAAATAAATAAAGAAAATGTAGTTGGATTTATTGAAGATAGTGGTTATATAAAGTTAAGAGGAATTTTTTCATATCAACTTAAGAAACTTTATTCTTTACCATCATTTCCAATCTTAGATATTGCAAATAGTATGGTAAAAATAAGAGCTGGATATTCTATTGATGATGTAGATGCTACATCAGATTTACAAAATACATCAATACCAGGATTAATATTACATGGTAGTGATGATGGGTTTGTACCATCAGAAAATGCAAAAGAGATATATAGTTTATTAAAAAGTGATAAAAAGATATTTATTTTTGAAGATGCAAAACATGTTCAAGCTCATTTTCTATATAAAGAAAAATATTGGAATATAGTTAGTGAATTTTTAAGAGATAAATTTAATTAA
- the upp gene encoding uracil phosphoribosyltransferase — protein sequence MAIFEYKHPLISHKLSILRNEETDTKLFRESLNEIASLMVYEATKDLKLKNITVKTPIQETTTQVLDEPVTIVPILRAGLGMVDAMLAHIPNAKVGHLGVYRNEETFEPVYYYAKMPSNVTESKVLIVDPMLATGGSIIYTIDYLKSIGVKNISVLSIIAAPEGILAIKDKHDDVDLYIASIDKGLNEHKYIYPGLGDAGDRIFGTK from the coding sequence ATGGCAATTTTTGAATACAAACACCCACTAATAAGCCACAAATTATCAATTTTAAGAAATGAAGAAACAGACACTAAATTATTTAGAGAAAGTTTAAATGAAATTGCATCATTAATGGTTTATGAAGCAACAAAAGATTTAAAATTAAAAAATATTACAGTAAAAACACCAATACAAGAAACAACTACACAAGTATTAGACGAACCTGTTACTATAGTACCAATTTTAAGAGCAGGATTAGGAATGGTAGATGCAATGTTAGCACATATACCAAATGCAAAAGTTGGACATTTAGGTGTTTATAGAAATGAAGAAACATTTGAACCTGTATATTATTACGCTAAAATGCCTTCTAACGTAACTGAAAGTAAAGTTTTAATTGTTGACCCTATGCTTGCAACAGGAGGATCAATAATATATACTATTGACTATTTAAAATCAATAGGGGTTAAAAACATATCTGTATTATCAATTATCGCAGCCCCTGAAGGAATACTTGCAATAAAAGATAAACATGATGATGTTGATTTATATATCGCTTCTATTGACAAAGGATTAAATGAACACAAATATATTTATCCAGGATTAGGAGATGCTGGAGATAGAATCTTCGGTACTAAATAA
- the secE gene encoding preprotein translocase subunit SecE, translated as MKKEKMSLFNQIIAEYKQVQWPTKAEVFQVTIVVLLITLFISLMILIFDFGFTTLMDRFSSIVKSLFS; from the coding sequence ATGAAAAAAGAGAAAATGAGTTTATTTAATCAAATAATAGCTGAGTATAAACAAGTACAATGGCCAACTAAGGCTGAAGTGTTTCAAGTTACTATAGTAGTATTATTAATAACTTTATTTATTTCTTTGATGATATTAATATTTGATTTTGGCTTTACAACATTGATGGATAGATTTTCAAGTATTGTAAAATCACTATTTAGTTAG
- the rplA gene encoding 50S ribosomal protein L1, whose amino-acid sequence MSKKGKRYNEISQKVDKLKIYTPEEALELVFDTKSAKFVETVELAIRLGVDPRHADQQVRGTVILPHGTGKTVRILAITSGENIDKALAAGADFAGDEEYINKISAGWMDFDLVIATPDMMPKLGKLGRVLGTKGLMPNPKSGTVTTNISQTVEEFKKGKVAFKVDKLGSIHLPIGKVNFEKEQIVENFKVALGQIIKLKPATSKGQYLRTVAISLTMGPGIKIDPLLAAGFSNK is encoded by the coding sequence ATGTCAAAAAAAGGGAAAAGATATAATGAAATTTCTCAAAAAGTAGATAAATTAAAAATCTACACACCAGAAGAAGCTTTAGAATTAGTATTTGATACAAAGAGTGCTAAATTTGTAGAAACAGTTGAATTAGCAATTAGATTAGGAGTAGATCCAAGACATGCGGATCAACAAGTTAGAGGTACAGTAATCTTACCTCACGGAACTGGTAAAACAGTTAGAATATTAGCAATAACTTCAGGAGAAAACATCGATAAAGCATTAGCTGCAGGAGCAGATTTTGCTGGAGATGAAGAATACATTAACAAAATTTCTGCAGGATGGATGGATTTTGATTTAGTAATCGCGACTCCAGACATGATGCCTAAATTAGGAAAATTAGGAAGAGTATTAGGAACTAAAGGATTAATGCCTAACCCTAAATCAGGAACAGTTACTACTAATATTTCTCAAACAGTTGAAGAATTCAAAAAAGGTAAAGTTGCATTCAAAGTTGATAAATTAGGATCAATTCACTTACCAATTGGAAAAGTAAATTTCGAAAAAGAACAAATAGTTGAAAACTTTAAAGTTGCATTAGGACAAATAATTAAATTAAAACCTGCAACTTCAAAAGGGCAATATTTAAGAACAGTTGCTATCTCATTAACTATGGGACCTGGAATCAAAATTGATCCATTATTAGCTGCTGGATTCTCAAACAAATAA
- the rnmV gene encoding ribonuclease M5, with protein sequence MKKKLKIDEIVVVEGKDDVTRLSDVIDATIIQLNGSVGLSKDKISYINELSKKKDILLFTDPDFTGKKIREKINKNVEGNVINLFVSREEATKNDNVGVENMNNENIYKLFNDYLSSKVKENNDAEKYIYSIDKLLDHGLIGEKDSKLKREIIGDILKIGYYNSKSLLSMLNCMNVSYNEFNEAILMMNKKLQKKEKVGIIFGKFIPLHIGHVNFIKYASTEVDKLHVLLCVEKDRDFNLLMNSTLPKMMTENDRLYYLKKELEMLPNVEVHVLREEGIAYYPNGWKDWTDRVAELLREKNIKINTVFTNEIEDKNNYEKYFVDESVFSKELDIHLTDPNRFEYNVSSTKVRGDYEKYKTYLPKSLQDFFAK encoded by the coding sequence ATGAAAAAAAAGTTAAAAATAGATGAAATAGTTGTTGTAGAAGGTAAAGATGATGTAACGAGATTATCTGATGTTATAGATGCAACAATTATCCAGTTAAATGGAAGTGTGGGTTTAAGTAAAGATAAGATTTCATATATTAATGAACTTTCTAAGAAAAAAGATATCTTATTATTTACTGACCCAGACTTTACTGGGAAGAAAATAAGAGAAAAGATAAATAAAAATGTTGAAGGCAATGTTATTAATCTTTTTGTAAGCAGAGAAGAAGCTACAAAAAACGATAATGTTGGTGTTGAAAATATGAATAATGAAAATATTTATAAACTATTCAATGATTATTTATCAAGTAAAGTAAAAGAAAATAATGATGCTGAAAAATATATTTATAGTATAGATAAACTTTTAGATCATGGTTTAATTGGAGAGAAAGATTCTAAATTAAAAAGAGAAATAATAGGAGATATACTTAAAATAGGATATTATAATTCTAAATCATTATTATCAATGTTGAATTGTATGAATGTTTCATACAATGAATTTAATGAGGCAATATTAATGATGAATAAAAAGTTACAAAAAAAAGAAAAAGTTGGTATTATTTTTGGAAAATTTATACCATTACATATTGGACATGTTAATTTTATTAAATATGCATCAACTGAAGTTGATAAGTTGCATGTTTTATTATGTGTAGAAAAAGATAGAGATTTTAATTTACTTATGAATTCTACATTGCCAAAAATGATGACAGAAAATGATAGATTATATTATTTAAAAAAGGAATTAGAAATGTTACCTAATGTAGAAGTACATGTATTAAGAGAAGAAGGTATAGCCTATTATCCTAATGGATGGAAAGATTGGACTGATAGAGTAGCAGAACTATTAAGAGAAAAAAATATAAAAATTAATACAGTGTTTACAAATGAAATAGAAGATAAAAATAATTATGAAAAATATTTTGTTGATGAAAGTGTATTTTCAAAAGAATTAGATATACATTTAACAGATCCAAATAGATTTGAATATAATGTTTCCTCTACAAAAGTTAGAGGAGATTATGAAAAATATAAGACTTATTTACCTAAATCTTTACAGGATTTCTTTGCTAAATAA
- the rpmG gene encoding 50S ribosomal protein L33, which produces MRVQVILECTETKLRHYVTTKNKKTHPERIELRKYNPVLKRYSLYREVK; this is translated from the coding sequence ATGAGAGTACAAGTTATTTTAGAATGCACTGAAACAAAGTTAAGACATTATGTTACAACTAAAAATAAAAAAACTCATCCAGAAAGAATTGAGTTAAGAAAATACAACCCAGTGTTAAAAAGATATTCTCTTTACAGAGAAGTAAAATAA
- the deoD gene encoding purine-nucleoside phosphorylase, producing the protein MATPHIGANKGDIAETILLPGDPLRAKYIAETFLEDVVQYNNVRGMLGFTGTYKGKRISVQGTGMGVPSIGIYTHELINEYGVKNLIRVGTAGATNADIKIRDVVVALSASTDSAINKLRFNGADYAPTASAELLFKVYETAKAKGMDLKAGNVLTSDTFYGDDFEGWKKWSKFGVLCVEMETAQLYTTAAKFNVNALTLLTISDSLVTGEATSAEERQTTFNDMITLALDAALTF; encoded by the coding sequence ATGGCAACACCACATATAGGAGCAAATAAAGGAGATATAGCAGAAACTATATTATTACCTGGAGATCCGTTAAGAGCAAAATATATAGCTGAAACATTCTTAGAAGATGTAGTGCAATACAATAATGTAAGAGGAATGTTAGGATTTACGGGAACATATAAAGGAAAAAGAATATCTGTGCAAGGAACAGGTATGGGAGTTCCTTCAATAGGAATATATACTCATGAATTAATCAATGAATACGGAGTAAAAAATTTAATAAGAGTTGGTACTGCAGGAGCAACTAATGCAGATATTAAAATAAGAGATGTTGTTGTAGCTTTATCAGCATCAACTGATTCTGCAATAAACAAATTAAGATTTAATGGAGCAGACTATGCACCTACTGCAAGTGCTGAACTATTATTTAAAGTTTATGAAACTGCAAAAGCAAAAGGAATGGATTTAAAAGCAGGGAATGTATTAACTAGTGATACATTCTATGGAGACGATTTTGAAGGTTGGAAAAAATGGTCTAAATTTGGAGTATTATGTGTTGAAATGGAAACAGCACAATTATATACTACTGCAGCTAAATTTAATGTTAATGCATTAACTTTATTAACTATAAGTGATTCATTAGTAACAGGAGAAGCAACATCAGCTGAAGAAAGACAAACTACATTTAATGATATGATTACATTAGCATTAGATGCTGCATTAACATTCTAA
- the rsmA gene encoding 16S rRNA (adenine(1518)-N(6)/adenine(1519)-N(6))-dimethyltransferase RsmA has protein sequence MKKKKNSEEHKHKKKFGQNFLDDNFLLEKIREVTQIKVTDNIIEIGPGIGFLTSMILESGAKLKSFEIDNDLIPVLKKKFGSYENFELIHVDFLEFDLSQIMEEGKEYRVIANIPYYITAPIINRLLEFKDNIKDIYLMVQKEVGERLNFEKNTSNRGVFTHVVGFHSKVEYLFTVEKEFFDPVPKVDSAFIRIEIDKEGKYSKLFSFDKYLEYVKASFVSKRKSISNNLKVIGISKENTENALESIGKSKNARAEELSIEDFINIIKMFEKE, from the coding sequence ATGAAAAAGAAAAAAAATAGTGAAGAACATAAACACAAAAAAAAGTTTGGACAAAACTTTTTAGATGATAATTTTTTGCTTGAAAAAATAAGAGAAGTTACTCAAATTAAAGTAACAGATAATATAATTGAAATTGGACCTGGAATTGGTTTTTTAACATCAATGATATTAGAGAGTGGAGCAAAATTAAAATCTTTTGAAATAGATAATGATCTAATACCTGTACTTAAAAAGAAATTTGGCAGTTATGAAAACTTTGAATTAATACATGTAGATTTTTTAGAATTTGATTTAAGTCAAATAATGGAGGAAGGAAAAGAATATAGAGTAATAGCAAATATTCCTTATTATATTACTGCTCCAATTATTAATAGGCTACTAGAATTTAAAGATAATATTAAAGATATATATTTAATGGTACAAAAGGAAGTTGGAGAAAGATTGAATTTTGAAAAAAATACAAGTAATAGAGGGGTATTCACTCATGTAGTAGGTTTCCATTCAAAAGTAGAGTATTTATTTACTGTAGAAAAAGAATTTTTTGATCCAGTTCCTAAAGTTGATTCAGCATTTATTAGAATTGAAATAGATAAAGAAGGGAAATATTCTAAATTATTTTCATTTGATAAATATTTAGAGTATGTTAAGGCAAGTTTTGTATCAAAAAGAAAGAGCATATCAAATAATTTAAAAGTTATTGGTATATCAAAAGAAAATACAGAAAATGCTTTAGAATCTATAGGTAAAAGTAAAAATGCAAGAGCAGAAGAGTTATCTATTGAAGATTTTATAAATATAATAAAAATGTTTGAGAAGGAATAA
- a CDS encoding KH domain-containing protein → MQDYYLELVNFWLENLTGSRENYEISVQVKEKNYYIDIFANKSEIGKIIGKNGKIITSLRNLIGSIANKNKDNVTIKVSESTK, encoded by the coding sequence GTGCAAGATTATTACTTAGAATTAGTTAATTTCTGGCTTGAAAATTTAACAGGTTCAAGAGAAAACTACGAAATTAGTGTACAAGTTAAAGAAAAAAATTATTATATTGATATATTTGCTAATAAAAGTGAAATTGGTAAAATTATAGGTAAAAACGGTAAAATTATTACAAGTTTAAGAAATCTTATTGGATCTATTGCAAATAAGAATAAAGATAATGTAACAATTAAAGTTAGTGAGAGTACAAAATAG
- a CDS encoding RDAC family protein → MALIFDHIIEANKILFEYGYKLSLKDACGASCLQLKNLDGTRITTSVDPLIYTLIDDHFKKYNLIIEYSQSKEYLFAKNM, encoded by the coding sequence ATGGCATTGATATTTGACCATATTATTGAAGCTAACAAGATTTTGTTTGAATATGGATATAAATTATCACTAAAGGATGCATGTGGCGCTAGCTGCCTACAATTAAAGAATTTAGATGGTACAAGAATAACTACAAGTGTTGATCCTTTAATATATACATTAATAGATGATCATTTTAAAAAGTATAATTTAATTATTGAATATAGTCAAAGTAAAGAATATTTATTTGCAAAAAATATGTAG
- the rplK gene encoding 50S ribosomal protein L11 — translation MAKNNKEVVDKVKLQLSAGKANPAPPVGSALGPKGINIPEFCKQFNAQTQDKPGFIIPVEISIYADRSFSFVLKTPPASDLLKKAAKVERGAQNSVKEVAGKITKAQLQEIAETKMPDLNAASVEAAMNVIAGTARSMGIKIED, via the coding sequence ATGGCTAAAAACAATAAAGAAGTCGTGGATAAAGTAAAATTACAATTAAGCGCTGGTAAAGCAAATCCTGCACCACCAGTAGGGTCAGCATTAGGACCAAAAGGGATAAACATTCCTGAATTCTGTAAACAATTTAATGCACAAACTCAAGATAAACCTGGATTTATTATTCCAGTAGAAATTTCAATCTATGCAGACAGAAGCTTCAGCTTTGTGTTAAAAACACCACCTGCATCAGATTTATTAAAAAAAGCAGCTAAAGTTGAAAGAGGAGCACAAAACTCTGTTAAAGAAGTAGCTGGAAAAATTACAAAAGCTCAATTACAAGAAATTGCAGAAACTAAAATGCCTGACTTAAATGCAGCATCAGTTGAAGCAGCTATGAACGTTATTGCTGGAACAGCAAGAAGTATGGGAATTAAAATAGAAGACTAA
- the hpt gene encoding hypoxanthine phosphoribosyltransferase has protein sequence MKDWEAGIVRKIVTEEQLKARVKELGEQITKDFKDDDAEFIVVGILKGSILFMADLIREIKLPLKIDFMEVSSYGDGFETTKDIKIIKDLDYSVRGKNVLIVEDIIDSGLTLKKVLQLIGKRGPKNVLLCTLLDKVTKREADIDIQYTGFQIPNEFVLGYGLDFIQEYRNIPYIGVMDLEKYEKEKK, from the coding sequence ATGAAAGACTGGGAAGCAGGAATAGTTAGAAAAATTGTTACAGAAGAACAACTAAAAGCTAGAGTTAAAGAATTAGGGGAACAAATCACTAAAGATTTTAAAGATGATGATGCAGAATTTATAGTTGTTGGTATATTAAAGGGTTCAATACTATTTATGGCAGATTTAATTAGAGAAATAAAATTACCTTTAAAAATAGATTTTATGGAAGTTTCAAGCTATGGAGATGGATTTGAAACAACTAAGGATATTAAGATAATTAAGGACTTAGATTATTCAGTAAGAGGAAAAAATGTATTAATAGTTGAGGATATTATAGATTCTGGGTTAACTTTAAAGAAAGTATTACAATTAATTGGAAAAAGAGGTCCAAAAAATGTATTATTATGTACTTTACTTGATAAAGTTACAAAAAGGGAAGCAGATATAGATATTCAATATACAGGATTCCAAATTCCAAATGAATTTGTTTTAGGTTATGGTTTAGACTTTATACAAGAATATAGAAATATTCCATATATTGGAGTAATGGATTTAGAGAAATATGAAAAAGAAAAAAAATAG
- a CDS encoding DUF4911 domain-containing protein has translation MQSYEYIIITDKYNIDFINKVVEAYEGLAIVRTLDRKEGLIKILTNTFFVNDVNLLLEKFKKNGIEIKVLEERIWEGEL, from the coding sequence ATGCAAAGTTATGAATATATTATTATTACAGATAAGTATAATATTGATTTTATAAATAAAGTTGTTGAGGCTTATGAAGGTCTAGCAATAGTAAGAACGCTAGATAGAAAAGAAGGTTTAATAAAAATACTAACAAATACTTTCTTTGTAAATGATGTTAACTTGCTGCTTGAAAAATTTAAGAAAAATGGAATAGAAATAAAAGTTCTTGAAGAAAGAATATGGGAAGGAGAATTGTAG
- the deoC gene encoding deoxyribose-phosphate aldolase — protein MLNIAKYIDHTVLKATTKPCEIKKLCDEAKEYGFYSVCVNGCYVKEAKQHLEGSDVKVAAVVGFPLGAMTTEAKVFEAKEAIANGANEIDMVINVGKLLAGDSKYVEDEIRAIKEAIGSNVLKVIIETCYLNDDQKMLACELSLNANADFVKTSTGFGTAGATFEDVILMKKMVGDKAEVKASGGVKSFETAEKYIEIGATRLGTSSGVEILTGAKVDPTKY, from the coding sequence ATGTTAAATATTGCAAAATATATTGACCATACAGTATTAAAAGCTACAACTAAACCTTGTGAAATTAAAAAACTTTGTGATGAAGCCAAAGAATATGGATTCTATTCAGTTTGTGTAAACGGATGTTATGTAAAAGAAGCTAAACAACATTTAGAAGGTAGTGACGTTAAAGTTGCTGCAGTAGTTGGATTCCCTTTAGGAGCTATGACTACAGAAGCTAAGGTTTTTGAAGCTAAAGAAGCTATAGCAAACGGAGCAAATGAAATTGATATGGTAATTAATGTTGGTAAATTATTAGCAGGAGATTCAAAATATGTTGAAGATGAAATACGTGCAATTAAAGAAGCAATAGGATCAAATGTTTTAAAGGTAATAATCGAAACTTGTTACTTAAATGATGATCAAAAAATGTTAGCTTGTGAATTATCATTAAATGCAAATGCAGATTTTGTTAAAACATCTACTGGATTTGGTACAGCTGGAGCAACATTTGAAGATGTAATATTAATGAAAAAAATGGTAGGAGATAAAGCAGAAGTTAAAGCAAGTGGAGGAGTTAAGAGCTTTGAAACTGCAGAGAAATATATAGAAATAGGAGCTACACGTTTAGGAACTAGTTCAGGAGTTGAAATCTTAACTGGTGCTAAAGTAGACCCAACAAAATATTAA
- the cdd gene encoding cytidine deaminase, translating into MNRYSEKEIREYISRANVLLDRAYAPYSKYRVAAVMIDTDGNLHEGVNVENASYGLTVCAERNTIAAAVTKGMKNIDLIVITGDTEKPISPCGMCRQVIREFSKRDTLIVLATSKSDEYMLWTMDEMIPYSFGPEDLNL; encoded by the coding sequence ATGAATAGATATAGTGAAAAAGAAATAAGAGAATATATTTCAAGAGCAAATGTTTTATTAGATAGAGCTTATGCACCTTATTCAAAATATAGGGTTGCAGCAGTAATGATAGATACTGATGGTAATTTACATGAAGGTGTAAATGTTGAAAATGCATCATATGGTCTTACTGTTTGTGCTGAAAGAAATACTATAGCAGCCGCAGTTACTAAAGGTATGAAAAATATTGACTTAATAGTTATTACAGGAGATACTGAAAAACCTATAAGCCCTTGCGGAATGTGTAGACAAGTAATTAGAGAATTTTCTAAGAGAGATACATTAATAGTATTAGCAACATCAAAATCTGATGAATATATGTTATGGACTATGGATGAAATGATACCTTATTCATTTGGTCCAGAAGATTTAAATTTATAG